ACGGGTCGAGGTCGCGGACGACGGGCCGGTGCGCGTCGAGGTCGGCTTCCTCGGCGTCGCGTCGCCGCACAGCTTCGGCTCGCTGCCCGCGCCGTACGTCGAGGAGGTGCACCGCCGCGCGAGCGCGCGCAGCACCGCGCTGCGCGACTTCCTCGACGTCTTCAACCACCGGCTCGTCTCGCTCTTCTACCGCGCGTGGGAGCGCAGTCGCATCGACGTCGCGCACGAGCGCGCGCCCGACAACGCCTTCCGCGCGGTGCTGCGCGCCGTGCTCGGGCTCGAGGGGCCGGGCCTCGCCGAGCGCGTTCCCGTCGACGATCGCGAGCTGCTCGGCCGCGCGGGACTCCTCGCGATGCGGCCGGCGCCCGCGGCTGCGCTCGAGGGTGCGCTCGCGAGCCTGTTCGACCTCGATGTCGAGGTCGTGCCGTTCTCGCCGTGCTGGTTCGAGATCGATCCCGAGGATCGCGCGCGGCTCGGCGTCGCGAACGCGACGCTCGGCAGCGACGCCGCGCTCGGCTCCTCGGTCTGCCTCGTCGATGCGCGCTTCCGCATCCGCATCGGGCCGATGGACTGGGAGCGCTACCGGAGCCTGCTGCCCGGCTCGGAGGGCTTCACGGCGCTCGTGTCCGTGGTGCGGCTCGCCGTCGGCAACGAGCTCGACTTCGACGTGTGTCTCGTGCTCGACGGCGCGAGCGTGCCGCCGCTCGTGCTGCGCGGGCGCGGCGAGCAGGCGCCGCGGCTCGGCCACGCGACGTGGCTGCGGCGCGAGCCCGCCGCCGAGCCCGTCGACCAGGCGATCTTCCACGCGACGGCCGCGCGTCTCGACGGCGCGCGCGGCGCGCGCCGCGCGGCCGGAGGTGCCCCCCGATGACGCTCGATCTCCGTCAGCTGATCGGCAAGCTCGGCGAGACGCCGCGGCGCGCGCTCGAGGGCGCCGCCGGGCTCGCGCTCTCGCGCACGCACTACGAGGTCGAGCTCGAGCACTGGCTCGCCAAGCTCCTCGAGGCGGACGACGGCGACGTCGCGCTCGTGCTGCGGCGCTTCGAGCTCGACCCGGATCGCGTCGCGCGCGCGATCGACGCCGCGCTCGACCGGCTGCGCAGCGGCAACCAGCGTCGCCCCGACCTCACCGAGACGATCGTCGACGTCGCGCGCGACGCGTGGGTGTGGTGCTCGGTGAACTACGGGCTCGCGCGCGTGCGCTCGGGCGGGCTCCTGCTCGCGGCGCTGCACGACGCGCGGCTGCGCCGGCGCCTCGTCGAGATCGAGCCGCAAGTCGAGCGCGTGAACCCGGAGACGCTCGCGCGCGACTTCGTCGCGCTCGTCGCGGGCGGGCGCGAGGACGGCGAGGCGCAGGCGGCGCTCGCGAGCGCGGGCGGCGCGGCGCGCGGCGACGGGCGCGCCCCGTCGGGCGGGCCGTCGCAGACGCCCGCGCTCGACCAGTACACGGTCGACCTCACGGCGGAGGCGCGCGCCGGGCGCATCGATCCGGTGCTCGGCCGCGAGGCCGAGGTCCGCCAGATCGTCGACGTGCTGACGCGGCGGCGGCAGAACAACCCGATCCTCACCGGCGAGGCGGGCGTCGGGAAGACGGCGGTCGTCGAGGGCTTCGCGCGCCGCATCGCTCTCGGCGACGTGCCCGAGCCGCTGCGCAACGTCGCGGTGCGCGCGCTCGACCTCGGGCTCCTGCAGGCGGGCGCGAGCGTGAAGGGCGAGTTCGAGAACCGGCTCAAGCAGGTGATCGACGAGGTCAAGCGCTCGCCGCAGCCGATCGTCCTGTTCATCGACGAGGCGCACACGCTGATCGGCGCCGGCGGGCAGGAGGGGCAGAACGACGCCGCGAACCTGCTCAAGCCCGCGCTCGCGCGCGGCGAGCTGCGCACCATCGCCGCGACGACGTGGGCCGAGTACAAGAAGTACTTCGAGAAGGATCCCGCGCTGACGCGGCGCTTCCAGCCCGTGAAGGTCGAGGAGCCGGACGAGGAGACGGCGATCCGCATGATGCGCGGCGTCGCCGACCGGTTCGAGGCGCACCACGGCGTGCACGTGCTCGACGAGGCGATCGTCGAGTCGGTGCGGCTCTCGGCGCGCTACGTGCCCGCGCGCCAGCTGCCGGACAAGTCGGTCAGCGTGCTCGACACGGCGTGCGCGCGCGTCGCGATCGGGCGCGCGGGCGTGCCCGCGCCGATCGAGGACCTGCGGCGGCGCATCGACGCGCTCGAGACGGAGCGCCGCGCGCTCCTGCGCGAGCGCGCGCTCGGCGCCGATCACTCGGTGCGCGTCGCGGCGATCGATGCGGACGCGGCGCGCACGCGCGAGGACCTCGCGGCGCTCGAGGAGCGCTGGGAGCGCGAGAAGGAGATCGTGGATCGCATCGCCGGGCTGCGGCGCGCGCTCGTCGGCGACGGCGACGACGAGGCGGCGGGAGCGGACGAGGCGGCCGGTGCGCACGGCGCGGCGAGCGGGGACGAGGCGGCCGACGTCGCGGGTGCGCCCGACCCCGACGCGCTGCGCGCCGAGCTCGACGCCGCGAAGCGCGAGCTCGCGGAGCTGCAGGGCGACGACCCGCTCGTCTCGATCGACGTCGACGGGCAGGCGATCGCCCAGGTGATCTCGTCGCAGACGGGCATCCCCGTCGGCCGCATGCTCGCCGACGAGATCCGCTCCGTGCTCGCGCTCTCGGACACGCTCCGTCAGCGCGTGCTCGGCCAGGACCACGCGCTCGAGACGATCGCGCGCCGCATCCACACGTCGCGCGCGAACCTCGACAACCCGCAGAAGCCGATCGGCGTGTTCCTGCTCGTCGGGCCCTCGGGCGTCGGCAAGACGGAGACGGCGATGACGATCGCCGAGCAGCTCTACGGCGGCGAGCGCAACGCGATCGTGATCAACATGTCGGAGTACCAGGAGGCCCACACCGTCTCGAGCCTGAAGGGCAGCCCGCCCGGCTATGTCGGCTACGGCGAGGGCGGCGTGCTGACGGAGGCCGTGCGCCGCCGGCCGTACTCGGTCGTGCTGCTCGACGAGGTCGAGAAGGCGCACCCCGACGT
This Myxococcota bacterium DNA region includes the following protein-coding sequences:
- the tssG gene encoding type VI secretion system baseplate subunit TssG, which encodes MTAERSAYDGVEFFQLVRRLQRERPARRAVGHASEPADEAVRFASATDLAFAARDVQRVEVADDGPVRVEVGFLGVASPHSFGSLPAPYVEEVHRRASARSTALRDFLDVFNHRLVSLFYRAWERSRIDVAHERAPDNAFRAVLRAVLGLEGPGLAERVPVDDRELLGRAGLLAMRPAPAAALEGALASLFDLDVEVVPFSPCWFEIDPEDRARLGVANATLGSDAALGSSVCLVDARFRIRIGPMDWERYRSLLPGSEGFTALVSVVRLAVGNELDFDVCLVLDGASVPPLVLRGRGEQAPRLGHATWLRREPAAEPVDQAIFHATAARLDGARGARRAAGGAPR
- the tssH gene encoding type VI secretion system ATPase TssH; protein product: MTLDLRQLIGKLGETPRRALEGAAGLALSRTHYEVELEHWLAKLLEADDGDVALVLRRFELDPDRVARAIDAALDRLRSGNQRRPDLTETIVDVARDAWVWCSVNYGLARVRSGGLLLAALHDARLRRRLVEIEPQVERVNPETLARDFVALVAGGREDGEAQAALASAGGAARGDGRAPSGGPSQTPALDQYTVDLTAEARAGRIDPVLGREAEVRQIVDVLTRRRQNNPILTGEAGVGKTAVVEGFARRIALGDVPEPLRNVAVRALDLGLLQAGASVKGEFENRLKQVIDEVKRSPQPIVLFIDEAHTLIGAGGQEGQNDAANLLKPALARGELRTIAATTWAEYKKYFEKDPALTRRFQPVKVEEPDEETAIRMMRGVADRFEAHHGVHVLDEAIVESVRLSARYVPARQLPDKSVSVLDTACARVAIGRAGVPAPIEDLRRRIDALETERRALLRERALGADHSVRVAAIDADAARTREDLAALEERWEREKEIVDRIAGLRRALVGDGDDEAAGADEAAGAHGAASGDEAADVAGAPDPDALRAELDAAKRELAELQGDDPLVSIDVDGQAIAQVISSQTGIPVGRMLADEIRSVLALSDTLRQRVLGQDHALETIARRIHTSRANLDNPQKPIGVFLLVGPSGVGKTETAMTIAEQLYGGERNAIVINMSEYQEAHTVSSLKGSPPGYVGYGEGGVLTEAVRRRPYSVVLLDEVEKAHPDVMELFFQVFDKGVLEDGEGREIDFKNTVILLTSNVASDTIMALSADEETRPEPDAIVEAVRPELLKAFPAALIGRLVVVPYYPVTGDVLARIVRLQVDRIARRVRANHGAEFVYGDELVAAVVARCNDVESGGRAVDNILTHSMLPQLSAEVLARMAEGRAFAKVAVAVDDDGGFRFDLS